GGATCACATTCAGCGAGTGGAGGCTCAGCCGCCTCGGCCTTGGCCTGCCCTTCGGCGTTTCGCATCTGCTTGTGGCTCGCCGCCTTTGAATCCAGGCATATTTCTCGCATGAAAGAGCGACGGACGGCTCCTGCATGGCCGTCCCTTTCACGCGAGGCCCTTTATGAAAACCTTTTTCATCGGAACCGCCGGCTGGAGCATCCCCCGTACCGCAACCGGATTCTTTGCGTCTTCCGGCGCGGTCCTGGAGCGTTATGCCAGTCGTTTCAAAGCGGTGGAAATCAATAGCTCCTTTTACCGGGATCACGGGGCCAAAACCTACGAAAAATGGGCCGCCATGACTCCGGAGAATTTCCATTTCGCCGTCAAACTTTCCCGGGCCTATACCCATTCGCGGGAGTGGAACAAAACGGATCTCCTGCACACTGTCGATGGTTACCTGCATCTCGGCCCAAAACTCGGAGTCATCCTGGTTCAGCTCGCACCGCGCCATCAATTCGATCCCGAGCAGGATCGCGAACTTTTTGCCACGGTTCGCCGTGTTTACGATGGCCCCATGGTGGTCGAGCCTCGGCATCGCAGCTGGGCGAGCCACGAGGCCCATCTTCTGATGCATGAAATGAAGGTCGGCAAGGTGAACGCTGATCCTGAGCGCTGCCCGGATCTGAAGCCTGAATTCGAAAGCCCTATCAGCTACTACAGGCTCCATGGTTCTCCTGAAATCTACGCCAGCGACTACGCGTATCATGATCTGCAGCAGCTCGGCGAGAAGCTCCAGGCCGAGAAAGCCGGAGGGCAGGATTCATGGGTTATTTTTGACAATACGAAATTCGGTCGCGCCACGCACAATGCATTGGAGCTGGTGAATATTCTGGAGAGTCCCGGTTTGGAGTCAGCAGGGGACATAAGGTGATGTTTTTGACCTGCACTGCAGGCTGCCTCTTTTCACAGCGCTCGACTGGATTTTCAGGCATTTAGGGTTTGGTACGAATCCTGAAAGTGTTGCATAAGCCGGACAGCATCCGGCCTATGTCCAACGCAGGAGAGACATCAGAGCAGGACAAAGACATGGATCGTATCAGCGATCTCGAGCTTTGCTCCCGGTACTTCAGCCGAACCCATTGATGGATGAGTTGCAGGGAGGTTTTCGATGCATCATCGAAAACCTCCTCTTTCCTTGATGAAGGCTTAAAGAACGTAAAGGAAGGCGACGAGATCCTTCTTCTCAGCATCCGTGAGTCGCAGCTGGAAGACGATGTTGAAGAATTCCACCGTATCATCCAGGGTCAAAAGCCGCCCGTCATGCAGATAAGGGGGCGAATGCCGGATGCCCCGCAGCGGGAAGGTCTTGATCGGGCCGACCGCGGTCATGAGGCGACCGTTGACCTTGTGAGGCTCGAAGAAGCGCTCCACCTTCAGGTCATGCATGCTGTTGTCGGTGAAATAAGGTCCAGCATGACAGCTGGCGCATTGAGCCTTGCCATAGAAGAGTTCTTCGCCGTGTTTTTCCGCGTCCGTGGCCAGGGCCGGAATGAGCCTGCCGTTGATATCAAGCTTCGGCGCCGGTGGAAAATCCAGAATCGACTGAAATTCCGCCATGTGCGCGACCTGCAGGGCCCGATCGAGTTTATTGAAGCCCTTCTTCGCCGCCAGCACATGATCGCCATCGAAATAGGCGCCGAGCTGTTCGAACTCCGTGAAATCCTCGACCGTCTTCATCGCCCGCTGACTGCCGAAGAGTCTTTGAATGTTCAGACCCCGCAGGCTCGGAACATCAAGCCGCCGGCGGAATTCCTGGGTACGGGTCACAGGATCCAGGTGAACGGCACCATTCGTATGACCGTTGGCGTGACAATCCATGCAGGAAATTCCCTGTTCCGGTTCATCCGTGCGGCGATCATTCGTCAGGTTGAATTGCTGCTGAGCAAAAGGCGTCAGGAGCAGGCGCAGACCATCGAGCTGCCTTGGGGTCAGAATTCCATCGAAAATTTCAAAGTAGTTTTTGATGGTGAGCAGGACACCATGGGAAACATCCCCGAGATCAGGCCTGGTGGTCAGGAAAATAGGCGCCGGGAATTCCGGAAGGAAATGATCAGGGATATCATGTTCGACATCAAAGCGCAGAAGATCGCGGCCTTCCGCAGCCTTGATCTCGTCGATGTGAAACTGGGGCAGGACCTGTCCGCCTTCGTCATGCCGGGGATGCGGCAGCGGCATAAATCCTGGAGGGAAAATTCCCTGCTTTTTGATCTCCTCGGGCGTCATGCTCGCCAGCTTGTCCCAGGTCACATCCTTGCCAAGGCGCACGCGAACGCCGGTCTGCACAGGCTTGCCACGACTCATCGTCACATTCGCTTCCGCCTTGTTGCTCATATCATAGCGGGCGTTCAGAAGATCATTCTGCAGCTTTTCCGCAGGAGCCTTTCCCGCAATCAGGCGGGCGCGCATGTCAACAAACGATTCGGTGATGGCGACCGGAGTATAACTCGTATCACCTTCCTGCGGCTTCGGTGGTTCCGCTTGATTCGGCGTTTGCACCGGAGCGGGATTGGAGGCGCTGCTCTTTTTATTCAAGAGATCGCTTTTTTGATGACAGGACACAAGACTGGTGGCTAGTACAGCCACCACCGAAATTTTCCTCATGGCAAAGACTCCCAATTTGAAGATCGACTCTGCCCGTAACACTAAAAAAGTGCGCCTGATGATGGCTGCTGGGAAGATTCCGCAATTTTTGCAGAGATCAGAATTCCCGGTACAGACTGGTAGGATTTTCGGAAATCCCCATTGAATATGGAACGGATTCTGCAGTTTGAAAAAGGCGTCCGCTTTTTTACTCAGGAGGTGCACGATGCAAATCAACAATTCTGAAAGAGAACAGGAAAGGCCGTCCCCTCCCTTTCCCGCTCGCAAAATACCCAAACCTGGTCTGGAAAAGGATCTGGACCCGCGCCCTCAGTATGAGGGTTTGGAATATCGCGGCTCGGGAAAACTGGAAGGAAAAGTGGCGCTCATCACCGGGGGTGACTCTGGAATTGGACGGGCTGTCGCGGTTTTTTATGCGAAAGAGGGAGCCGACGTCGCCATCGTTCATCTGCCCGAGGAGCAGGATGATGCCGAGGAAACGCTCAGCGTCATCCGTGATCTCGGCCGCGGCGCCATCAGTATTCCCGGTGATGTCAGCGATCCTGAATTTTGCCGGAAAGCCGTGCGCACGGCCGTGGATACCTGGGGTCACCTGGATATCCTGGTGAATAACGCAGCCAGGCAGAAACATATCAAAGACATCGAGGATCTGGACGAGAAGGAATTCGAACAGACCTTCCGCACCAATATCTTCGGTTATTTCTATATGGCCAAGGCTGCGATTCCCGAACTCCCGGAAGGTGGCGCCATCATCAATACGGGTTCCATCACGGGCCTGGAAGGCAGCCCCGAACTTTTGGATTATTCCGCCACCAAAGGCGCCATCCATGCCTTCACCAAATCCCTCGCGAAGAATCTGGTGAAAAAGAAAATCCGGGTCAATTGCGTGGCTCCAGGCCCTGTCTGGACTCCATTGAATCCCGCGGAAAACAAGCCGGAAGCCATCAAACATTTCGGCGAAAGCACGCCCTTTGGTCGTCCTGCGCAACCCGAAGAAGTGGCACCAGCCTTCGTCTTCTTCGCATCATCCCTGGACTCCAGCTATATCACTGGCGAGGTTCTCACGCTTCTGGGCGGTGATACCACGGCAGGTTGAGAAATCATTCCTTATCTTCTAGTATGATCAGGGTCCTTTGGACTCTGGTCATAATTTTTTCCGGGGAATGGAATTTTATGCTGAACACGCTATTACTGGCCGCTGCCCTTTCTGGACCTGCTTCCTTTGCCGATCGAGCGGCTCTGCAAAAGGACCTGACCGCCATCGCCGCCGCATCTGATGGAAAAGTGGGTGTCTGCGCATTGGAAGCCCTGGACGCGGAGCCTGTCTGCGTTCACGGGACGGAACGGTTTCCGATACAAAGCGTGATGAAATTCATAGTGTCGGCCGTCGTGCTGAATGAGGTCGATCAGAACAGGCTCAAGCTCACCGATATCATCCGCGTGAAGCCCGAAGATATAAGTCCAGGCCCACAGGAATTCGCCGATATGATCCGCGCCAAGGGCGAGTATCCCGCAACGATTGAAGAGCTGATGCGCCGCTCGATTGTCGATAGCGACAGCACTTCGATTGATGTTCTCTTGCAGCGGATCGGTGGGCTCGCCAAGGTTCAGGAGTTTTTGAAGCAGAGAAAAGTCGAGGGTCTGCGCATAGATCGCAATGAACGCGATCTGCAGTCGGAGTTTTCCGGCCTGAAATGGCAGCCGTCCTATGCGGCGGCGGGAAAATTCGAAGCGGCTGTGAAGGCCGCTCCACCCGCGCAAAAAGATCAGGCGCTCGAAGCCTATTTGAAGGATCCAAGGGACACATCCACCCCAGCAGCCATGGTTCAATTTCTGAAAAGATTGGCTGCAGGCGAGTTCCTTTCCGCAGCCTCAACCCAAAAGCTTCTGTCCATCATGGAGCAAACGGTAACCGGCAAGGACAGGCTGCGCGCGGGACTGCCACAATCCTGGAAAATCGCCCACAAAACGGGAACCAGTGCCAGCTGGCGCGGACGCGCGGCCACCACCAATGATGTCGGCATCATGACGGCGCCCGATGGAACCACAGTCGCAATCGCGGTTTTCATCGCCGATTCCAAGCAGAGCAGCAGTGAGCGCGGGGCCATCATCGCGAAGGCGGCACGCGCTGTGACTGCGGCTTTCCAGGGGAACCGACAGAAATCCTGATCCAAAAAAGACCCTTAACAGCTGCCAGTATGATAAACGGCGACCCTTGAGCGGAACCTGTTTTTTATCCCTACTGCGGCTGTTAAGGAGACCTCCATGCGACCCCTGCGACTCCTCCTCCTCATGATGCCTTTTGTGCTTTCCCAATGCGCGAAGCGACCCGAACGTGACCACCGATCGCGCACAGAACCCACGGCTGATCGCGTAGCATTGGAAGAAGGCGCAGCCCTTTACGGGAAGCAATGCGCCGCGTGCCATGGCCCGGAAGGTCAGGGCGCGATCGGTCCGCGATTGAATGATGCGAGCTGCAAAAGCTGCGGCGACGAAGGCAAACTGATCGATGTGATCACCCGCACCATGCCTCCCGCAAATCCCGCCGCCTGCGATAAAAATTGCGCCACGATCGTGGCCCAGTATATTCGTGCCGAACTTTATCTGAAAGGAACGGCGTCCTGTGAAGAATCGAGTATCGTCCCTGGAAAAAGAGCCGTCAGGCTTCTGACCAACCGCGAGTACGATAATACCGTGCGCGCCCTCTTTCCATTGCCTGACGGTGTGAACCCAGCCTCATCCTTTCTGAAGGAAACCAAGGTCGAAGGTTTTTCCACCAATCACCAGGAGGCCGTGGCCAGCACGCGGCGCGTCGAGGACTGGCTGATGGCGGCTCAAAACGTTGTCGCACAAGCGAACCTTGACAAGGCCCTGGGCTGTGATTTCAATCGGGATCCGCGCTGCGTCCTGAATAGCTTCGGAACGAAGATGTTCCGCCGGCCTTTGACACCCGCGGAATCGCAGCATTATAGCGCCCTGATCAGCGACAAAGGCTTAAAGCCTGCTCTGACAGCCATGCTCGTGGATCCGGCCTTTCTCTATCGATCAGAGCTGGGCGTTCTGAAAGACGATGGATACTATCATTTGACCCCATATGAAATAGCCTCCGCCCTTTCCTATATGTTCCTTGAAACGACTCCCGATGAGCAGCTCTTGAAACTGGCGGTCGACGGGAGCCTCAGTGATAAAGAAATAATCCGCGCCCAGGCCCAGCGCCTGATACAAATGCCCGAGGCCAAGCGGATGACAGCTCAATTCGCCGTCGAATGGCTGGATGTCGGCAAAATCGCCGAAGGCACAAACGTCCATCCAGAGCTTGAT
This genomic interval from Oligoflexus sp. contains the following:
- a CDS encoding DUF72 domain-containing protein, translating into MKTFFIGTAGWSIPRTATGFFASSGAVLERYASRFKAVEINSSFYRDHGAKTYEKWAAMTPENFHFAVKLSRAYTHSREWNKTDLLHTVDGYLHLGPKLGVILVQLAPRHQFDPEQDRELFATVRRVYDGPMVVEPRHRSWASHEAHLLMHEMKVGKVNADPERCPDLKPEFESPISYYRLHGSPEIYASDYAYHDLQQLGEKLQAEKAGGQDSWVIFDNTKFGRATHNALELVNILESPGLESAGDIR
- a CDS encoding SDR family oxidoreductase, with the protein product MQINNSEREQERPSPPFPARKIPKPGLEKDLDPRPQYEGLEYRGSGKLEGKVALITGGDSGIGRAVAVFYAKEGADVAIVHLPEEQDDAEETLSVIRDLGRGAISIPGDVSDPEFCRKAVRTAVDTWGHLDILVNNAARQKHIKDIEDLDEKEFEQTFRTNIFGYFYMAKAAIPELPEGGAIINTGSITGLEGSPELLDYSATKGAIHAFTKSLAKNLVKKKIRVNCVAPGPVWTPLNPAENKPEAIKHFGESTPFGRPAQPEEVAPAFVFFASSLDSSYITGEVLTLLGGDTTAG
- the bla gene encoding class A beta-lactamase; amino-acid sequence: MLNTLLLAAALSGPASFADRAALQKDLTAIAAASDGKVGVCALEALDAEPVCVHGTERFPIQSVMKFIVSAVVLNEVDQNRLKLTDIIRVKPEDISPGPQEFADMIRAKGEYPATIEELMRRSIVDSDSTSIDVLLQRIGGLAKVQEFLKQRKVEGLRIDRNERDLQSEFSGLKWQPSYAAAGKFEAAVKAAPPAQKDQALEAYLKDPRDTSTPAAMVQFLKRLAAGEFLSAASTQKLLSIMEQTVTGKDRLRAGLPQSWKIAHKTGTSASWRGRAATTNDVGIMTAPDGTTVAIAVFIADSKQSSSERGAIIAKAARAVTAAFQGNRQKS
- a CDS encoding DUF1588 domain-containing protein, with the protein product MRPLRLLLLMMPFVLSQCAKRPERDHRSRTEPTADRVALEEGAALYGKQCAACHGPEGQGAIGPRLNDASCKSCGDEGKLIDVITRTMPPANPAACDKNCATIVAQYIRAELYLKGTASCEESSIVPGKRAVRLLTNREYDNTVRALFPLPDGVNPASSFLKETKVEGFSTNHQEAVASTRRVEDWLMAAQNVVAQANLDKALGCDFNRDPRCVLNSFGTKMFRRPLTPAESQHYSALISDKGLKPALTAMLVDPAFLYRSELGVLKDDGYYHLTPYEIASALSYMFLETTPDEQLLKLAVDGSLSDKEIIRAQAQRLIQMPEAKRMTAQFAVEWLDVGKIAEGTNVHPELDAGMRLNMLNETKAMFNYITFDAKSRRFEDLLTSNFTYLPTDLARYYGLQFPANAGDFAITPLDGNRAGILGHGSVLVATSHPDQSSPILRGLFVRDRLLCQKLPSPPANLNIIVPKVDPNLSTRERFAQHTAEAACQNCHQFIDGLGFGFENFDATGRFRSMDNGKPVDNSGRITNLNDLSQKPQVQQDFSSLPELAQILSTSPTAKECFAFQFYRYSRGVAGQAQDRCASRKANQRFIEGGMTIADMMVEQTQAPGFVLKK